The following are from one region of the Flavobacteriaceae bacterium UJ101 genome:
- a CDS encoding 23S rRNA pseudouridine(1911/1915/1917) synthase (Belongs to the pseudouridine synthase RluA family; Contains 1 S4 RNA-binding domain.; KEGG: dfe:Dfer_2578 23S rRNA pseudouridine1911/1915/1917 synthase): MEENNNQSTPNEEDLFEHYRFVASPGQEPLRIDKYLMNYVENATRNKIQQAAKDGNIFVNDQTVKSNYKVKPHDIIRVLLSHPPYENTIIPQNIPLDIIYEDADILIVNKKPGMVVHPGHGNYDGTLVNALKYHFENLPSMDSDLERPGLVHRIDKDTSGLLVVAKNEHAMNHLAKQFFNKTTQRKYVALVWGNIEEDQGTIEGNIGRHPKNRMWMTVYPDGEDGKHAVTHYKVIERFRYVTLIECQLETGRTHQIRVHMKYKGHTLFNDDRYEGDRILKGTTFSKYKQFVENCFKVLPRQALHAKSLGFEHPTTGKQMYFETPIPEDMIQAIEKWRTYTHANS; this comes from the coding sequence ATGGAGGAAAACAATAATCAATCTACACCTAATGAAGAGGATTTATTTGAACATTATCGATTCGTAGCTAGCCCTGGACAAGAACCACTACGAATTGATAAATATTTAATGAATTATGTCGAAAATGCTACTCGTAATAAAATTCAACAAGCAGCTAAGGATGGAAATATTTTTGTGAATGATCAAACTGTAAAATCAAATTACAAAGTAAAACCCCATGATATAATTCGCGTTTTACTATCACATCCTCCTTATGAAAACACTATTATCCCTCAAAATATTCCACTAGATATTATATATGAAGATGCAGATATCTTAATTGTAAATAAAAAACCTGGCATGGTCGTACATCCAGGTCATGGTAATTATGATGGGACACTCGTTAATGCGTTAAAATATCATTTTGAGAATCTTCCATCTATGGATTCTGATTTAGAGCGTCCTGGATTGGTTCATCGAATTGATAAAGACACTAGTGGTTTACTAGTTGTTGCTAAGAATGAACATGCAATGAATCATTTAGCAAAACAATTTTTCAACAAAACAACTCAACGAAAATATGTAGCCCTAGTTTGGGGAAATATTGAGGAAGATCAAGGAACAATCGAAGGTAATATTGGTCGCCATCCAAAAAATAGAATGTGGATGACCGTATATCCCGATGGAGAGGATGGTAAACATGCTGTAACACATTATAAGGTTATAGAACGATTTCGATATGTTACGCTAATAGAATGCCAATTAGAAACTGGTAGAACACATCAGATACGGGTTCATATGAAATATAAAGGTCATACACTTTTTAATGATGATCGTTATGAAGGAGATCGTATTTTAAAAGGGACTACTTTTTCAAAGTACAAACAATTTGTTGAAAACTGTTTCAAAGTATTACCCAGACAAGCTTTACACGCTAAATCATTAGGCTTTGAACATCCTACAACTGGAAAGCAAATGTATTTTGAAACTCCTATTCCAGAAGATATGATTCAAGCTATAGAGAAATGGAGAACCTATACACATGCTAATTCATAG
- the gidB|rsmG gene encoding 16S rRNA (guanine(527)-N(7))-methyltransferase (Specifically methylates the N7 position of a guanine in 16S rRNA; Belongs to the methyltransferase superfamily. RNA methyltransferase RsmG family.; KEGG: pgi:PG1307 16S rRNA (guanine527-N7)-methyltransferase), whose amino-acid sequence MYFCGSMKGRDLILKYFENLTEEQVDQFTQLESLYKEWNDKINVISRKDIDFLYEKHVLHALAIAKVIDFKPGASVMDVGTGGGFPGIPLAILFPETNFYLIDSIGKKIKVVKGIKEALNLENVIAEQVRAEKVKQEFDFIVSRAVTQMPQFVAWVRKKIKKDSVHELRNGILYLKGGDLVEELKEYTSVEIYNIKDFYEEDFYETKKVVYLPIKVRG is encoded by the coding sequence ATGTATTTTTGTGGATCTATGAAAGGAAGAGATTTAATTCTAAAATATTTTGAAAATTTAACTGAAGAACAAGTCGATCAGTTTACTCAATTAGAATCTTTGTATAAAGAATGGAATGATAAAATAAATGTTATCTCACGAAAAGATATTGATTTTTTATATGAAAAACATGTTTTACATGCTTTGGCTATTGCTAAAGTGATTGATTTTAAACCAGGTGCATCTGTTATGGATGTGGGTACAGGAGGTGGTTTTCCAGGTATTCCATTGGCTATATTATTCCCTGAGACAAATTTTTACTTGATTGATTCAATTGGGAAAAAAATTAAAGTGGTTAAAGGAATAAAAGAGGCTTTAAATTTAGAAAATGTTATTGCAGAACAGGTTCGTGCTGAAAAAGTAAAGCAAGAATTTGATTTTATTGTAAGTCGTGCGGTTACACAAATGCCTCAGTTTGTAGCATGGGTTCGTAAAAAGATTAAGAAAGATTCCGTGCATGAACTTCGAAATGGAATTTTGTATTTGAAAGGAGGTGATTTAGTAGAAGAATTAAAAGAGTATACTTCTGTAGAGATATATAATATTAAAGACTTTTATGAAGAAGATTTTTATGAAACAAAGAAGGTGGTTTATCTTCCAATTAAAGTAAGAGGTTAA
- a CDS encoding DNA protection during starvation protein (Responsible for protection of cells against peroxide, especially against hydrogen peroxide. Required for survival in host cells. Although it binds iron, it may not contribute to iron storage. The iron-loaded dps has DNA-binding activity; Belongs to the Dps family.): MKLFNIGLNPTESEKLATELNELLANLQIYYQNLRGLHWNIQGENFFELHVKFEELYNDSQEKIDMVAERILTLGHTPLHTFEDYQNLANVPVGKNISQDRDALELIVNSLSILLEKERLILNLSDEADDEGTNSMMSDFISEQEKLVWMFSAWLSK; encoded by the coding sequence ATGAAATTGTTCAATATTGGGTTAAACCCTACTGAATCAGAAAAGCTGGCTACTGAATTAAATGAGTTATTAGCTAATCTTCAAATTTATTATCAAAACTTAAGAGGTTTACACTGGAATATTCAAGGTGAAAACTTTTTTGAGTTACATGTTAAATTTGAAGAATTATATAATGATTCTCAAGAAAAGATTGATATGGTAGCAGAGCGTATTTTAACATTAGGTCATACTCCATTACATACTTTTGAGGATTATCAGAATTTAGCGAATGTACCTGTTGGGAAGAACATTAGTCAAGATCGTGATGCTTTGGAATTAATTGTAAACTCTTTATCTATTTTATTAGAAAAAGAACGTTTAATTTTAAACTTGTCTGATGAAGCAGATGATGAAGGAACGAATTCAATGATGAGTGATTTTATTTCAGAACAAGAAAAATTAGTTTGGATGTTTAGTGCATGGTTATCTAAATAA
- a CDS encoding hydrogen peroxide-inducible protein activator (Required for the induction of a regulon of hydrogen peroxide inducible genes such as catalase and glutathione- reductase; Contains 1 HTH lysR-type DNA-binding domain.), which yields MTIVQLQYVLAVHKYKNFTAAAENCFVTQPTLSMQIQKLEDELNIEIFDRSAHPIKATKIGLQIIEQAKFIVNESKKIKSIVQEEKGTLEGEFTIGVIPTVFPNLIPLFLKSYLKKYPLIKLVIKELPTNEILRQIREGMIDIGIAATPLEEEGMVEVPLYYEPFVAFIPENHKLMQKSILTRKDLEGSDLLLLEEGHCFRNNILNICDIENDMDKKVTFESGSLDALVNLARDGFGMTLLPLLQAEEIEKTEKSRLRYFLEPVPTREVSLIFHKSMLRMNFVNSLKDTVQSIIRGKLSLESKNTVVSPKLQLKK from the coding sequence ATGACTATAGTTCAATTACAATATGTTTTAGCCGTACATAAATATAAAAATTTTACCGCAGCAGCCGAAAATTGTTTTGTAACGCAGCCTACGTTAAGTATGCAGATACAAAAGCTGGAAGATGAATTAAATATAGAGATTTTTGATCGTTCTGCACATCCTATAAAGGCAACAAAAATAGGTCTTCAAATTATTGAACAGGCTAAATTTATTGTAAATGAATCGAAGAAAATAAAGAGTATTGTTCAAGAAGAAAAAGGAACTTTAGAAGGTGAATTTACAATTGGGGTAATCCCAACGGTTTTTCCTAATTTGATTCCATTATTTTTAAAGTCATATCTAAAAAAATATCCTTTGATAAAATTGGTGATAAAAGAATTACCTACCAATGAAATTTTAAGACAAATTCGTGAAGGTATGATTGATATAGGTATTGCTGCTACTCCGTTAGAAGAAGAAGGTATGGTTGAAGTTCCGTTGTATTATGAGCCTTTTGTTGCTTTTATACCTGAGAATCATAAATTGATGCAAAAATCAATTTTAACACGTAAAGATTTGGAAGGTAGTGATTTATTACTTTTAGAAGAAGGGCACTGTTTTCGAAATAATATTTTGAATATCTGTGATATTGAGAATGATATGGATAAAAAAGTGACTTTTGAAAGTGGAAGTTTAGATGCGTTGGTTAATTTAGCACGAGATGGCTTTGGTATGACATTATTACCATTATTACAAGCTGAAGAAATTGAGAAGACTGAAAAAAGCCGTTTACGATACTTTTTAGAACCTGTTCCAACTAGAGAAGTGAGTTTGATTTTTCATAAATCAATGTTACGAATGAATTTTGTGAATTCATTAAAGGATACCGTTCAATCTATTATTAGAGGAAAATTATCATTAGAATCAAAAAATACAGTGGTGAGTCCTAAATTACAATTAAAAAAATAG